One window of the Solibacillus isronensis genome contains the following:
- a CDS encoding HAD family hydrolase: MIFDLDDTLLDRDNAVDQMFFMISEKCYEGVNHSTKNEMLQKFKEYDKRAYGYSDKTKVLESFFDEFPPKHRLPSNDIQDFWNNNFPNCFSIKQDTIKIVNTIKTHVKVAIITNGLTQRQNAKIINTNLNSCFDIILISEEVGFSKPDRRIFELALNKLNVQPEETLFVGDDLEKDIMGCQNANIKGIWFNPHMAKNDTAINPYAKIDSLGRLLDYLDNK, from the coding sequence ATAATATTTGATTTAGATGATACCTTGCTTGATAGGGATAACGCAGTGGATCAAATGTTTTTTATGATTTCAGAAAAATGTTATGAAGGTGTTAACCATTCAACCAAAAACGAAATGCTACAAAAATTCAAAGAATATGATAAGAGAGCGTATGGTTATAGCGATAAAACCAAAGTATTAGAATCATTTTTTGATGAATTTCCACCTAAACATAGATTGCCCAGCAATGATATTCAAGATTTTTGGAATAATAATTTCCCAAATTGTTTTTCTATAAAACAAGATACTATAAAGATTGTAAATACTATAAAAACACACGTAAAAGTTGCAATTATCACGAACGGCTTAACTCAGAGGCAGAATGCTAAAATAATTAATACTAATTTAAACAGTTGTTTTGATATAATACTTATTTCCGAAGAAGTAGGATTTAGCAAACCCGACAGACGTATATTTGAATTAGCATTAAATAAGCTTAATGTACAACCAGAAGAAACCTTATTCGTTGGAGATGACCTAGAAAAGGATATTATGGGTTGTCAAAATGCAAACATAAAAGGTATATGGTTCAATCCACATATGGCAAAGAATGATACCGCAATAAATCCATATGCCAAGATCGATTCTTTGGGTAGACTATTAGATTACTTGGATAATAAATAA